From the Corticium candelabrum chromosome 2, ooCorCand1.1, whole genome shotgun sequence genome, one window contains:
- the LOC134197841 gene encoding tetraspanin-9-like, with amino-acid sequence MGESKLSGGMACVKWLLLIFNLIFWAGGVAILGVGIYVKLKFGDFVDILDKDWANAPNLLIAVGAIIAVLAFFGCIGAWCESRCSLYVFAILLFVTFVLELVAGILAVVYRDDVKDKLQGLLTTSQWEYDSEPVRKSWKAVQNEFDCCGVTNKTDWYGKGNFSSSNLPDSCCSNGAGCTASNSFDVGCYTKLVDWFDNNYMVVGAIVIVLALMQICGVICGCCLAKALGGD; translated from the coding sequence ATGGGTGAATCGAAGTTAAGCGGAGGTATGGCATGCGTCAAATGGCTGCTGCTCATTTTCAATCTGATTTTCTGGGCTGGCGGCGTCGCAATCCTCGGCGTCGGCATTTATGTCAAGCTCAAGTTCGGGGACTTCGTTGACATTCTAGATAAGGACTGGGCAAACGCGCCTAATCTCCTCATCGCCGTCGGCGCTATCATCGCCGTGCTCGCCTTCTTCGGTTGTATCGGTGCGTGGTGTGAGAGTCGCTGCTCTCTCTACGTTTTCGCCATTCTTCTCTTCGTCACCTTCGTCCTTGAACTGGTAGCGGGCATTCTAGCTGTTGTGTATCGAGATGATGTGAAGGACAAGCTGCAGGGCCTGCTTACAACCTCGCAGTGGGAATACGACAGTGAGCCTGTCCGGAAGTCATGGAAAGCCGTACAAAACGAGTTCGACTGCTGTGGTGTCACTAACAAAACAGATTGGTATGGCAAAGGCAATTTTTCGAGCAGCAATCTTCCTGATAGCTGCTGCAGTAATGGTGCTGGATGTACGGCTAGTAACTCGTTCGATGTGGGATGCTACACGAAATTGGTTGATTGGTTTGATAACAATTACATGGTCGTTGGAGCGATTGTCATAGTGTTGGCTCTCATGCAAATATGCGGGGTTATATGTGGCTGCTGCCTTGCCAAAGCGCTTGGTGGTGACTAG
- the LOC134176617 gene encoding alcohol dehydrogenase class-3-like yields MAAETVGKVIECKAAVAWEAGKPLTIETVEVQPPREGEVRIKLTATGVCHTDAYTLGGSDPEGLFPCILGHEGGGIVESVGKGVTSVQPGDPVIPLYIPQCRECEYCKHPKTNLCSKIRSTQGKGQMPDGSVRFHCKGKPLFHFMGTSTFSEYTVVAEVSVCKVNVKAPLEKVCLLGCGISTGYGAVLNTAKVESGSTVAVWGIGCVGLAVIMGCKEVGANRIIAVDINPDKEPIAKQFGATEFVNPKTINKPIQQHLVELTGGLDFTFECVGNVQTMRAALESCHKGWGVSTIIGVAGIGQEISTRPFQLVTGRVWKGTAFGGWKSRDGVPQLVDDYLDGKVKVDEFITHTLPLADINKAFDLMHEGKSIRAIIHFK; encoded by the exons ATGGCGGCTGAAACAGTTGGAAAG GTAATTGAATGTAAAGCAGCTGTTGCTTGGGAAGCTGGGAAACCTTTGACAATTGAGACTGTGGAGGTGCAGCCACCTCGTGAAGGAGAGGTGAGGATCAAGCTCACAGCAACTGGAGTTTGTCACACAGACGCGTACACGTTGGGAGGTTCTGATCCTGAAGGTCTCTTCCCATGCATTCTGGGACATGAAGGAGGAGGAATTGTTGAAAGTGTTGGGAAGGGTGTCACATCTGTACAGCCAG GTGATCCTGTCATACCTCTTTATATTCCACAGTGCAGAGAATGTGAATACTGCAAACATCCAAAGACAAACTTATGCAGCAAAATTAG ATCTACTCAAGGCAAAGGTCAAATGCCTGATGGAAGTGTACGATTCCATTGCAAGGGAAAACCATTGTTTCACTTTATGGGAACTTCCACTTTCTCTGAATACACTGTAGTGGCCGAAGTGTCAGTCTGCAAG gtCAATGTTAAAGCTCCTTTAGAGAAGGTTTGTCTGCTTGGTTGTGGCATATCTACTGGCTATGGAGCTGTGCTCAACACAGCGAAG GTTGAGAGTGGAAGCACAGTAGCTGTGTGGGGTATTGGCTGTGTTGGTCTTGCTGTCATCATGGGATGCAAAGAAGTGGGAGCCAACCGCATCATTGCAGTTGATATTAACCCAGACAAAGAACCAATTG CAAAACAATTTGGAGCAACTGAGTTCGTCAATCCAAAGACGATCAACAAGCCAATACAGCAACATCTTGTTGAATTGACTGGTGGTCTTGATTTCACATTTgagtgtgttggaaatgtgcaAACAATG CGAGCTGCATTAGAGTCTTGTCATAAAGGTTGGGGAGTATCAACCATCATTGGAGTGGCAGGAATAGGACAAG AGATTAGCACTCGTCCATTTCAGCTTGTGACTGG TCGAGTGTGGAAGGGCACAGCGTTTGGAG GCTGGAAGAGCCGTGATGGAGTTCCTCAACTTGTTGATGATTATTTGGATGGCAAAGTAAAAGTTGATGAATTTATTACTCATACCTTACCATTGGCTGATATCAACAAGGCATTTGATCTGATGCATGAAGGGAAAAG CATCCGTGCAATAATACACTTCAAGTGA
- the LOC134176618 gene encoding mammalian ependymin-related protein 1-like — MFVQTVIFSCLLFSISLADPLPCKSPQQWKGSLSEYDHGDGQHNYYNVTYDAIKHRRRTVEEVRADRPGRTYYEWLFLYDENVFYELNLATRVCRKISSPGSWRSYEIPPNATFEHDLVLGVGPTALKVEEWSDRMVAPSLPETWSGTFTVDGCVPVTEVVIVREISKSFSTVFYNIDTSPLGPDDFTPPKECKSA; from the exons ATGTTTGTGCAAACTGTGATCTTCTCTTGTCTGTTGTTCTCGATTTCTCTTGCTGACCCGTTGCCGTGTAAATCGCCCCAGCAATGGAAAGGCTCTCTATCTGAATACGATCACGGAGATGGTCAACACAACTATTACAATGTTACGTATGATGCAATCAAACACCGTCGTAGGACAGTCGAAGAAGTGCGCGCTGACAGGCCGGGAAGAAC GTATTATGAGTGGCTGTTTCTTTATGATGAGAATGTTTTCTATGAGTTGAACTTGGCAACTCGAGTGTGCAGG aaaATTTCCTCACCAGGGTCGTGGCGTAGTTATGAAATTCCTCCTAATGCTACGTTTGAGCACGACTTAGTGCTTGGAGTTGGGCCAACTGCATTGAAAGTTGAGGAATGGTCAGATCGTATGGTTGCTCCATCACTAC CTGAGACATGGAGTGGAACGTTCACTGTTGATGGTTGTGTTCCTGTCACCGAGGTTGTGATTGTACGTGAAATCAGCAAGTCATTTAGTACCGTCTTCTACAACATTGACACAAGCCCACTTGGGCCTGACGATTTCACTCCACCTAAAGAGTGCAAGTCTGCATAA